The following are encoded in a window of Fibrobacter sp. UWB2 genomic DNA:
- a CDS encoding nucleotide sugar dehydrogenase, producing MSFETKIVCIGAGYVGGPTMTVIADKCPDVKVTVVDINQSRIDAWNSENLPIFEPGLDDVVKRARGRNLFFSTDIPAAIKEADIIFVSVNTPTKTFGHGAGKASDLQYWEKTARNILEIADEGKIIVEKSTLPVRTAAAMERILNSNDKGLHFEVLSNPEFLAEGTAINDLFEPDRVLIGSHQTESGLAACQKLVDVYAHWVPRDRILTTNLWSSELTKLTANAFLAQRISSINSISALCERTGADVDEVAYVMGKDRRIGSKFLKASIGFGGSCFKKDILNLVYLCGYYGLPEVAAYWESVVKINEWQTHRVVDRMLETMFNTIAGKKIAVFGFAFKANTGDTRESPANLVVRDLLAEHALPVVTDPKAIPDAKRDLKDVIDQVSFEEDPYKAAEDAHAVVVCTEWKCFAELDWKRIYSSMAKPAFVFDGRNILDADALRKIGFEVTSIGKGKAE from the coding sequence ATGAGTTTTGAAACTAAAATCGTTTGCATTGGTGCTGGCTACGTCGGTGGCCCCACCATGACCGTTATCGCCGATAAGTGCCCCGATGTTAAGGTTACCGTAGTTGATATCAACCAGTCGCGTATTGATGCCTGGAATAGCGAAAATCTCCCAATTTTTGAACCAGGTCTGGACGACGTTGTAAAGCGCGCCCGTGGCCGTAACCTGTTCTTTAGTACGGATATTCCTGCCGCCATCAAGGAAGCGGATATCATCTTTGTGTCGGTGAATACCCCGACGAAAACGTTTGGTCACGGTGCTGGCAAGGCTTCTGACTTGCAGTACTGGGAAAAGACCGCCCGCAACATTTTGGAAATTGCCGATGAAGGCAAGATTATCGTCGAAAAGTCGACGCTCCCGGTTCGCACCGCTGCGGCCATGGAACGCATCCTGAATTCGAACGACAAGGGCCTCCACTTTGAAGTCCTCTCGAATCCGGAATTTTTGGCTGAAGGTACGGCTATCAACGACTTGTTTGAACCGGACCGTGTGCTCATTGGTAGCCACCAGACAGAATCGGGCCTCGCAGCCTGCCAGAAGCTCGTAGACGTGTACGCCCACTGGGTGCCGCGTGACCGCATCCTTACGACGAACCTCTGGAGCTCCGAACTCACGAAGCTCACGGCGAACGCCTTCCTCGCACAGCGCATTAGTTCTATCAACTCCATTAGCGCTCTCTGCGAACGCACTGGTGCCGATGTCGACGAAGTTGCCTATGTGATGGGCAAGGACCGCCGCATTGGCTCCAAGTTCCTCAAGGCTTCCATCGGTTTCGGTGGCAGTTGCTTCAAGAAGGACATTCTGAATCTCGTGTACCTTTGCGGTTATTACGGACTCCCGGAAGTCGCCGCTTACTGGGAAAGCGTCGTGAAGATTAACGAGTGGCAGACGCACCGCGTGGTGGACCGCATGCTCGAAACCATGTTCAATACGATTGCAGGCAAGAAAATTGCCGTGTTCGGTTTTGCGTTCAAGGCCAATACCGGTGACACCCGCGAAAGCCCGGCGAACCTCGTTGTGCGTGACTTGCTCGCCGAACATGCACTGCCTGTCGTGACCGACCCGAAGGCTATCCCGGATGCAAAGCGCGACCTCAAGGACGTGATTGATCAGGTCTCGTTCGAAGAAGACCCGTACAAGGCTGCCGAAGACGCCCACGCCGTTGTCGTTTGCACGGAATGGAAGTGCTTTGCCGAGCTCGACTGGAAACGCATTTACAGTTCGATGGCAAAACCGGCATTTGTATTTGATGGCCGCAATATTTTGGATGCGGACGCCCTTCGCAAGATCGGCTTTGAAGTGACGAGCATCGGTAAGGGCAAAGCGGAGTAA
- a CDS encoding glycosyltransferase family 4 protein, with the protein MKIAVVGTRGIPDIMGGIETHCQQLYPRLVERGASVVIFARKAYTPQKTPYEYKGVQVVPVYAPKIAGIETFVHTFRCFLKVLRWKPDIVHLHAIGPSFVAPFFRLFGLKVVYTHHGQDYNRAKWGWFAKAVLRLSEFVGTTFSNCVIVISDLLEKWLQEKYHCKRTFRINNGVTLQPTLSQLVANKWLDKYGLKGKRYIFALGRFVKEKGFHDLIAAYKKANLKDVPLVIAGSADFESGYAEKMKSDANEVGAILPGYIHGEELQAVFENASLFVIPSYHEGLPIVLLEALGYNRNVIASDIPANMEVPLPAECFYELGDVDELAEKIQNFMKNPIERDFKQIVLRYYDWDVIADRTMKLYQVLVK; encoded by the coding sequence TTGAAAATCGCAGTTGTCGGTACTCGCGGGATCCCTGATATTATGGGTGGTATTGAAACCCATTGTCAGCAGTTGTATCCGCGTCTTGTTGAACGGGGGGCTTCAGTCGTGATTTTTGCACGAAAGGCATATACCCCACAAAAGACGCCTTATGAATATAAGGGTGTACAGGTTGTTCCTGTTTATGCGCCTAAAATAGCGGGAATAGAAACTTTTGTCCATACGTTCCGCTGCTTTTTGAAAGTGTTGCGTTGGAAACCTGATATTGTGCATTTGCATGCTATCGGGCCGTCTTTCGTTGCTCCGTTTTTTAGACTTTTTGGTCTTAAAGTTGTTTATACCCATCATGGCCAAGATTATAACCGTGCTAAGTGGGGATGGTTTGCTAAGGCTGTTCTTCGTTTGAGTGAATTTGTCGGAACGACTTTTTCGAATTGTGTTATTGTTATTTCGGATTTGCTCGAAAAATGGCTTCAAGAAAAGTACCATTGCAAGAGAACGTTCCGTATCAACAATGGTGTTACTTTACAGCCGACTTTGTCGCAGCTTGTTGCTAACAAGTGGCTTGATAAGTATGGGCTGAAAGGGAAACGTTATATTTTTGCATTAGGCCGTTTTGTTAAGGAAAAAGGTTTCCATGATTTGATTGCGGCCTATAAGAAGGCTAATCTTAAGGATGTTCCGCTTGTGATTGCCGGTTCTGCGGATTTCGAGTCGGGGTATGCCGAGAAGATGAAGTCGGACGCAAATGAAGTCGGTGCAATTCTTCCTGGATATATTCACGGCGAAGAACTTCAGGCGGTCTTTGAAAACGCATCTTTGTTTGTTATTCCGAGCTATCACGAGGGGCTCCCGATAGTATTGTTGGAAGCTCTTGGTTATAACAGGAATGTGATTGCTAGTGATATTCCGGCAAATATGGAAGTCCCGCTTCCTGCTGAGTGTTTCTATGAATTGGGTGATGTGGACGAATTGGCGGAAAAAATACAGAACTTTATGAAAAATCCCATAGAAAGGGATTTTAAGCAAATTGTTTTGCGTTACTATGATTGGGATGTGATTGCGGATCGTACAATGAAGTTGTATCAGGTTTTAGTAAAGTGA
- a CDS encoding EamA family transporter gives MLFLLLTIGPAFLFACGNILEKSGVSTVGKRTGGTSRPWEFFKGVITNKFWWLGIACSGLATVGYYIAMAQYDLSQVQPMMVLNPVLTALMGFCILKEVLTKRIVVAICFVVAGLLYSVENLGESTAVQNIGTLWLYAGGLCFATLIAHLWVKDREMVDSLIMGVGFGLSAAFYKSLAMDFDLDHIEFSSVANLLMDFRTLGYVATYGIAFLYSQVSFSRGRALFIIPFSAAVGAAVPTLAGALVFYEAFPMGKVISVSLVLIGACLFIVRRPRRKKVVASELENKK, from the coding sequence ATGTTGTTCTTACTCTTAACAATTGGTCCTGCGTTTTTATTTGCCTGTGGAAACATCCTGGAAAAGTCCGGGGTGTCCACTGTTGGCAAGCGCACGGGCGGTACTTCTAGACCTTGGGAATTTTTCAAGGGCGTTATCACGAATAAATTTTGGTGGCTTGGCATTGCATGCTCCGGGCTAGCGACTGTCGGCTATTACATTGCGATGGCGCAGTATGACCTTTCGCAAGTGCAACCGATGATGGTCCTGAATCCGGTGCTGACGGCACTCATGGGATTCTGCATTTTGAAGGAAGTCTTGACCAAGCGCATTGTTGTAGCCATTTGCTTTGTCGTGGCAGGCCTTTTGTATTCCGTCGAGAATCTCGGTGAATCGACTGCCGTGCAGAACATTGGTACGCTTTGGCTGTATGCAGGCGGGCTTTGCTTTGCAACGCTCATTGCACACCTCTGGGTGAAAGACCGCGAAATGGTCGACTCGCTCATCATGGGGGTTGGCTTTGGACTCTCGGCGGCATTCTACAAGAGTCTCGCAATGGATTTTGATTTGGACCATATCGAGTTCTCGTCAGTGGCAAATTTGCTCATGGACTTTAGAACGCTTGGCTATGTGGCGACATACGGCATTGCCTTTTTGTATTCGCAGGTGTCGTTCTCGCGTGGACGTGCGCTGTTCATCATCCCGTTCAGCGCGGCGGTCGGTGCCGCAGTACCTACGCTTGCGGGGGCTCTCGTTTTTTACGAAGCGTTCCCGATGGGCAAGGTGATTTCTGTGTCGCTCGTGCTGATTGGCGCCTGTCTTTTTATTGTTCGCAGACCGCGCCGAAAGAAAGTGGTTGCTTCGGAACTCGAAAATAAGAAGTAG
- a CDS encoding CotH kinase family protein yields the protein MGSSSSANGHADGANLPFAGGPVIFTEVDPVNIDYKDHEGDDAGWVELFNTSADTVNLSGMYLTDSQDEPFKWKLGDVKIAPNSFLVVFLSGKNYPDYVMPHDSIDMIGPGCWTWTDAESDPPGYSYADPLPGYKKNCFSENGKRRIGSVMQLGENEELGWASISLFVGTGNTDPSDVLDISAANEILMQAYITKGRKVSVRLAQPDIDDWKGYEMVLEGTGDSSTVYRMALPTGTTFPDLANIYGTRFSPDANESQEVTLKVFSYITRNRGHEPHAGFKLSKKGGSLYLVNADTAIVDSVSYPELPLGKTWSYANGWGYADPSPYGYTESTLTFTREESIDTLLFPPSGFYTEPFVLNLESTNNAVCETGGKLPSEETVFQKSILIDKTTVIRCAKIAPQSLPSDVVTRTYVFESAPAVPAVFLAADPNSLFDPDTGIYVEGPYAQSKEPHYGANYWLDKEIPVTVELMEPGTDAPAFAKNAGLKIFGNYSRQKDKKSVAITFREKYGDSHLKYPLFPEFPELNKFKVFLLRNNGSNCGNDYIRDRLASSVSEGLGVDYQRGRFAVVYYNGEYFGIHSIRERSTADYFETHYGLDPDKIDLLKADNAVSAGSAVDYVALMDWLESNNLDDEENYSYIASQIDVDNFINYMHTELFANNRDWPANNLKKWRSTSPKTLWKWFLYDLDFGFGNDYSKYTNNIFEFATAEDGDSWPNGPEFTLLLRRLLENEGFKAAFINRMAVLLQMNFESSRVLARIEKMMAEIQSEIPRDQKRWGLSASKMTKQLNAIKNFAMDRPGVIYDELQEFFALGKKAAVTLSVNGPGKILVHNLPVDEPEMTVNFFMGFPVVLSAEPLMGSTFVGWSDGETNPTRVILPESVSEVSALFK from the coding sequence TTGGGAAGTAGTTCTTCTGCAAATGGTCATGCAGATGGCGCGAACCTCCCTTTTGCGGGTGGCCCTGTGATTTTCACGGAGGTCGATCCGGTTAACATTGATTATAAAGATCACGAAGGCGATGACGCGGGCTGGGTAGAACTTTTCAATACTTCTGCAGATACGGTGAATTTGTCTGGGATGTACTTGACGGACTCGCAAGATGAACCTTTCAAGTGGAAACTTGGCGATGTGAAAATCGCGCCGAACTCATTTTTGGTCGTTTTCTTGTCGGGGAAGAACTATCCCGATTACGTGATGCCGCATGATTCTATCGATATGATTGGGCCAGGTTGCTGGACATGGACGGATGCAGAAAGCGACCCACCGGGTTACAGCTATGCCGATCCGTTGCCGGGATACAAGAAAAATTGCTTTAGTGAAAATGGAAAGCGTCGCATAGGCTCGGTGATGCAATTGGGCGAAAACGAGGAACTTGGATGGGCGTCCATTTCGCTTTTTGTTGGGACGGGGAACACCGACCCCTCGGATGTGCTTGATATTTCGGCTGCCAATGAAATCTTGATGCAGGCGTACATTACAAAAGGTCGCAAAGTTTCTGTGCGCTTGGCACAACCCGACATTGACGATTGGAAAGGTTACGAAATGGTCCTTGAAGGGACGGGGGATTCTTCGACGGTTTACCGCATGGCTCTCCCTACGGGAACGACATTCCCTGATTTGGCGAATATTTACGGGACGCGGTTTAGCCCCGATGCGAATGAATCGCAAGAAGTGACTCTTAAGGTTTTCAGCTACATTACTCGCAATCGCGGCCATGAACCGCATGCGGGTTTCAAGCTTTCAAAAAAAGGCGGCTCGCTTTACTTGGTGAATGCTGATACGGCGATTGTGGATTCTGTATCTTACCCGGAATTGCCTCTAGGGAAAACTTGGAGCTATGCAAATGGCTGGGGCTATGCAGATCCTTCGCCGTATGGCTATACGGAAAGTACGTTGACTTTTACTCGTGAAGAGAGTATCGACACCTTGCTGTTCCCGCCTTCGGGATTTTATACAGAACCTTTTGTTCTAAATCTTGAAAGTACGAATAATGCCGTGTGCGAAACAGGTGGCAAATTGCCTTCGGAAGAGACTGTATTTCAGAAGAGTATTTTAATCGACAAGACGACGGTAATACGCTGTGCAAAAATCGCTCCGCAAAGCCTCCCGAGCGATGTGGTGACTCGCACTTACGTTTTCGAAAGTGCGCCTGCTGTGCCTGCGGTGTTCCTTGCGGCTGACCCGAATTCGCTTTTTGACCCGGATACAGGTATTTATGTGGAAGGCCCGTATGCGCAGAGCAAGGAACCTCATTACGGCGCCAATTACTGGCTTGACAAGGAAATCCCCGTGACGGTGGAATTGATGGAACCAGGGACGGATGCGCCTGCATTTGCGAAGAATGCAGGACTCAAAATTTTTGGCAATTACAGCAGGCAAAAAGACAAGAAGTCGGTGGCGATTACGTTCCGTGAAAAATATGGCGATTCTCACCTGAAGTATCCGCTGTTCCCTGAATTCCCGGAGCTGAACAAGTTCAAGGTGTTCCTGCTGCGCAATAATGGGAGCAATTGCGGAAACGACTACATTCGCGACCGCTTGGCAAGTTCTGTGAGCGAAGGGCTTGGCGTTGATTACCAGCGCGGGCGATTTGCAGTCGTGTATTATAACGGCGAATATTTCGGTATCCACAGCATTCGTGAGCGCTCGACGGCAGACTATTTCGAAACGCATTACGGACTTGATCCGGATAAAATAGATTTGCTCAAGGCGGATAATGCCGTGTCGGCGGGTTCGGCTGTCGATTACGTGGCGTTGATGGATTGGCTGGAATCAAATAATTTGGATGACGAGGAAAATTACTCTTATATCGCATCGCAAATAGATGTCGATAATTTCATCAATTACATGCATACGGAGCTCTTTGCGAATAACCGCGACTGGCCGGCGAATAATCTCAAGAAGTGGCGCAGTACAAGCCCCAAAACTCTGTGGAAATGGTTCCTGTACGATCTTGATTTTGGTTTCGGGAATGATTACAGCAAATATACGAATAACATATTTGAATTTGCAACAGCGGAAGATGGGGATTCTTGGCCAAACGGGCCTGAATTCACGTTGTTGCTCCGAAGACTGCTTGAAAACGAAGGCTTCAAGGCGGCTTTTATCAACCGAATGGCGGTGCTCTTGCAAATGAATTTTGAAAGCTCGCGTGTGCTTGCACGCATCGAAAAGATGATGGCGGAAATCCAGTCGGAAATTCCTCGCGATCAAAAACGCTGGGGGCTGAGTGCTTCGAAAATGACAAAACAGCTTAACGCCATCAAGAATTTTGCGATGGACCGCCCAGGTGTTATTTACGACGAATTGCAGGAATTTTTTGCACTCGGTAAAAAGGCGGCTGTAACCTTGTCTGTAAATGGCCCTGGTAAGATTCTTGTGCACAACCTCCCCGTTGATGAACCGGAAATGACTGTGAATTTCTTTATGGGATTCCCGGTGGTGCTTAGCGCGGAGCCTCTTATGGGAAGTACTTTTGTAGGTTGGAGTGACGGCGAAACAAACCCCACGCGAGTGATTCTGCCGGAAAGCGTCAGTGAAGTTTCTGCTCTCTTTAAATAG
- a CDS encoding O-antigen ligase, which translates to MISYLVGAYLAFALVNFRVAVLLMAPLSLLLHMFPAIDRQVTSILDLCCLGLTILLPIKSSFIPKIKTYPFVIPSIVVALSFVITNLFAESHWPSTVFTLNTIYVFPFVVWCVLDDEKDLNLLVRLFMIYFGFCTIYALIELALGDNLIIESIRQLDIVNANVWNYTEIRFGFKRLQSIFDTPMSMGLAMGTFGYLLIDYWKLNRNNNFFIGILMALCLVLPWLTGSRSVFAAVLVMLMPALYDYLKGNRFALLKIGLIGGGIFLFGGWVMTLVDSFIHSDTAVTGSSMDMRLMQYLVILPFFFNSPIWGNGYGFTWTFVKEVDADILGAESIWLQLLVDYGALGAIAYIACLIYMVKCLKPYFGKKACFFPLAIAVGYTLSTFLGLEINYFFIICMIIKKLHEIYGDANTESSQDA; encoded by the coding sequence ATGATTTCTTATTTGGTCGGTGCATATTTAGCTTTTGCTTTAGTGAATTTTCGTGTAGCTGTTTTATTAATGGCTCCGTTATCGTTGCTTTTGCACATGTTTCCTGCGATTGACCGACAAGTGACTTCGATTTTGGATTTGTGCTGTCTAGGGTTGACTATTTTGCTGCCTATAAAAAGTAGTTTTATTCCCAAAATAAAAACATATCCTTTTGTTATTCCCAGTATAGTTGTAGCGCTTTCGTTCGTAATTACGAATTTATTTGCGGAATCACATTGGCCTAGTACTGTATTTACTCTTAATACAATTTACGTTTTTCCTTTTGTTGTTTGGTGTGTCTTAGATGATGAAAAGGACTTGAATCTGTTGGTCCGTTTATTTATGATATATTTTGGATTCTGCACCATCTATGCGTTGATAGAACTTGCTCTTGGTGATAATTTGATAATTGAGTCAATTAGACAGTTGGATATCGTGAATGCTAATGTGTGGAATTATACTGAAATTCGTTTTGGGTTTAAACGATTGCAAAGTATTTTTGATACGCCGATGTCAATGGGCTTGGCCATGGGGACTTTTGGATATTTACTTATTGACTATTGGAAACTAAACAGAAACAATAATTTTTTCATAGGAATTTTGATGGCATTGTGTTTAGTTTTGCCCTGGTTAACAGGCTCAAGATCTGTTTTTGCAGCTGTTCTTGTAATGTTAATGCCTGCATTATATGATTACCTAAAAGGAAACCGATTTGCATTATTGAAAATAGGATTGATTGGTGGTGGAATTTTCTTATTCGGTGGTTGGGTTATGACCTTAGTGGATTCTTTTATTCATTCTGATACCGCAGTGACAGGAAGTAGTATGGATATGCGACTGATGCAATATCTCGTTATTCTACCGTTCTTTTTTAATTCTCCAATATGGGGAAATGGCTATGGCTTTACATGGACCTTTGTTAAGGAAGTCGATGCGGATATTCTTGGGGCGGAGAGTATTTGGTTGCAGTTGCTTGTTGATTACGGAGCTCTTGGCGCTATTGCTTATATTGCTTGTTTAATATATATGGTCAAGTGTTTAAAACCGTATTTCGGGAAAAAAGCCTGCTTTTTCCCGTTGGCAATTGCTGTTGGATATACTTTGTCTACATTTTTGGGATTGGAAATAAACTACTTTTTTATTATTTGCATGATCATAAAAAAATTGCATGAAATTTATGGCGATGCAAATACAGAAAGTTCTCAGGATGCGTAA
- a CDS encoding glycosyltransferase family 4 protein, with protein MRIALVNYRYYVSGGPERYMFNIKEVLERNGHEVIPFSIKSSKNVPSPYEEDFLDTVDDQTYFAQSKKTLRVVLKSFTRMFYSFEAKKAFARFLDKYKPEIVYIIHYHNKISPSIIDVAKARNIPVVHRISDFQYMCPNALFYNERKGICEDCLNSRSLSCVKNKCVMNSRVYSAIKLAAKKLHDFLHTTEKIDAFVVPSTFTLNKLKKYGIAEDKLNHIPTFFNLKQEPDVSYLPYFLYVGRIEKQKGLLTLVNAFVGSSMKLKIIGFSNDGYEDELKEYLSRKECDIEFLGKKSFGEIEPYLKNCLCTIVPSEWYDNFPNAILESFAFKKPVIATDIGSLPELVEDGKTGFLFKYASPEDLKSKLKQALENVDAVKVMGEKAYEKICTVYSPEMHYEQLMKLFDKLVEK; from the coding sequence ATGCGAATAGCTCTTGTAAATTATCGCTACTATGTTTCCGGTGGACCGGAACGGTACATGTTCAATATCAAGGAAGTGCTGGAACGGAATGGACATGAGGTCATTCCGTTTAGCATCAAGAGTTCAAAGAATGTTCCGTCTCCGTACGAAGAAGATTTTTTGGATACCGTAGATGATCAGACTTATTTTGCACAAAGCAAGAAGACTCTCCGTGTTGTCTTGAAGTCTTTTACGAGAATGTTTTATTCCTTTGAGGCGAAAAAAGCATTTGCTCGTTTTTTGGATAAGTACAAACCGGAAATTGTCTATATCATCCATTATCACAACAAAATTTCTCCTAGCATCATTGATGTTGCAAAAGCGAGAAATATTCCGGTTGTTCACAGAATTTCAGATTTCCAGTACATGTGCCCGAACGCTTTGTTCTATAATGAACGAAAGGGAATATGTGAAGATTGCTTAAATAGCCGTTCTTTGTCTTGCGTTAAGAACAAGTGTGTAATGAACTCCCGTGTGTATTCGGCAATAAAACTTGCTGCTAAAAAATTGCACGATTTTTTACATACGACGGAGAAAATCGATGCCTTTGTTGTTCCCTCGACATTTACGTTGAATAAACTGAAAAAATATGGTATTGCTGAGGATAAGTTAAATCATATTCCGACCTTCTTTAACTTAAAGCAAGAACCGGATGTGTCTTATTTACCATATTTTTTGTATGTGGGGCGAATTGAAAAGCAGAAAGGTCTATTGACATTAGTGAATGCTTTTGTTGGTTCTTCAATGAAACTAAAAATTATTGGTTTCTCCAATGATGGCTATGAAGATGAATTGAAAGAATACTTGTCAAGAAAGGAATGTGATATTGAATTCCTTGGGAAAAAAAGTTTCGGTGAAATTGAACCTTATTTGAAAAATTGTTTGTGTACTATTGTACCTTCTGAATGGTATGATAATTTCCCGAATGCAATTTTGGAAAGCTTTGCCTTTAAAAAGCCGGTGATTGCGACTGATATTGGTTCGTTACCTGAATTAGTGGAAGATGGAAAAACTGGATTCCTGTTTAAATACGCTTCTCCAGAAGATTTGAAATCTAAGTTGAAACAGGCTCTTGAAAATGTTGATGCTGTTAAAGTGATGGGCGAAAAAGCCTATGAAAAAATATGTACGGTTTATTCTCCTGAAATGCATTATGAGCAATTGATGAAACTTTTTGATAAACTTGTTGAAAAGTAG
- a CDS encoding glycosyltransferase, whose protein sequence is MSHQALISVIIPVYKVEKYLDQCVESIVAQTYRNLEIILVDDGSPDKCPEMCDSWARKDSRIKVVHKKNGGLGDARNAGLAIAKGDFIGFVDSDDWCESCMYEELLHACLKFDVLVSACNVWVDWENGWPTSCTEFEKENRCWNQLEIQENFCIGKITAWAWNKLYKRDVVDFLSFPHQAYEDIPVARNLYPKLERLAFTGTALYHYRQRSSSIVNSSVRRSHFVLIEENRKIVDMAAQKPYYGKSAAELAVMSFKFLEKIYSNSAENLDDLIPSLLNDIRNGSTYLMPRGDVHKVDMLFMKMIAKGFPYRIVLKIRYLFRKAYWFFDMKGVRRNK, encoded by the coding sequence TTGTCTCATCAAGCATTGATTTCGGTGATCATCCCTGTGTATAAGGTCGAAAAATATCTCGATCAGTGTGTTGAAAGTATTGTTGCTCAAACTTATAGGAATCTAGAAATAATTCTAGTTGATGACGGCTCTCCAGATAAATGTCCTGAAATGTGTGACTCATGGGCTAGGAAAGATTCACGAATAAAAGTTGTACATAAGAAAAATGGTGGCTTGGGAGATGCTCGAAATGCAGGCTTAGCGATAGCAAAAGGTGATTTTATAGGCTTTGTTGATAGTGATGATTGGTGTGAATCCTGTATGTATGAAGAGTTGCTTCATGCGTGTTTGAAGTTTGATGTTTTAGTTTCTGCATGTAATGTATGGGTTGATTGGGAAAATGGTTGGCCTACAAGCTGTACCGAATTTGAAAAAGAAAATCGTTGTTGGAATCAGTTGGAAATACAAGAGAATTTTTGTATTGGAAAAATAACAGCGTGGGCATGGAATAAATTGTATAAAAGGGATGTTGTTGATTTTTTGTCTTTTCCGCATCAGGCTTATGAGGATATTCCTGTAGCGCGAAATTTGTACCCTAAATTGGAAAGACTCGCTTTTACAGGAACTGCTTTATATCATTACAGACAGAGATCTTCTAGCATTGTGAATTCAAGTGTCCGTCGTTCTCATTTTGTATTGATTGAAGAAAATCGGAAAATCGTGGATATGGCTGCTCAGAAGCCTTATTATGGAAAAAGCGCTGCCGAATTAGCAGTAATGAGTTTTAAGTTTCTTGAAAAAATATATTCTAATTCTGCAGAAAATTTAGATGATTTAATACCGTCTTTGCTGAATGATATTCGTAATGGAAGTACGTATTTAATGCCAAGGGGAGATGTCCACAAAGTGGATATGCTTTTCATGAAAATGATTGCAAAAGGATTTCCGTATCGAATTGTTCTGAAAATACGTTATTTATTTCGAAAAGCATATTGGTTTTTTGATATGAAGGGTGTGAGAAGGAATAAATGA
- a CDS encoding radical SAM protein, whose product MSCANCSCGSSKIQMPTDVSVITTYRCQMRCKMCNIWKNPTKKSEEIQAKDLEILPQLKFANVTGGEPFIRQDLEDIVEVLYTKAPRIVISTSGWWVDRVIKLAERFPNIGIRVSIEGLEGTNNFLRGRDDGFERGMRTLKTLHEMGVKDIGFGQTLSNWNSNDLIPLYELALSMNFEFATAAFHNSYYFHKEDNQISNKEELCENIGKLVNRLLKENHPKSWFRAFFNLGLIKYIQGGKRMLPCEAGSVNFFTDPWGEVYPCNGLEPRYWQESMGNIHNAKNFEEIWFSEQAQKVREKVRTCPKNCWMVGTAAPVMKKYIAHVAPWVLKAKLKSLFGKEVDCSCFPTFDVGQDPRQGDLRIEE is encoded by the coding sequence ATGAGTTGTGCAAACTGCAGTTGTGGTTCTAGTAAAATACAGATGCCGACGGACGTGTCGGTGATTACGACATATCGTTGCCAAATGCGATGCAAAATGTGCAACATTTGGAAGAACCCGACTAAGAAAAGCGAAGAGATCCAGGCGAAAGATTTGGAAATTTTGCCACAACTCAAGTTCGCAAATGTTACTGGTGGCGAACCCTTTATCCGTCAGGATTTGGAGGACATCGTTGAGGTTCTCTACACTAAGGCTCCGCGTATTGTAATTAGTACGAGTGGTTGGTGGGTGGATCGCGTCATAAAACTGGCGGAACGTTTTCCGAATATTGGCATCCGCGTGAGTATCGAGGGTCTTGAAGGTACGAATAATTTTTTGCGTGGTCGCGATGACGGCTTTGAACGCGGTATGCGCACGCTCAAGACTCTCCACGAGATGGGTGTGAAGGATATCGGCTTTGGCCAGACGCTTAGTAACTGGAACAGCAATGATCTGATTCCGCTTTACGAACTTGCGCTCTCAATGAACTTTGAGTTTGCGACCGCCGCTTTCCACAACAGTTACTATTTCCACAAGGAAGACAATCAGATTAGTAACAAGGAAGAACTCTGCGAGAATATTGGTAAATTGGTGAACCGCCTCTTGAAAGAGAATCATCCGAAGTCCTGGTTCCGTGCATTCTTCAATTTGGGACTTATCAAGTATATCCAGGGCGGCAAGCGTATGCTGCCGTGTGAGGCTGGCTCCGTGAACTTCTTTACTGACCCGTGGGGTGAAGTTTACCCCTGCAACGGCCTGGAGCCACGCTACTGGCAGGAAAGCATGGGTAATATTCACAACGCTAAGAACTTCGAAGAAATCTGGTTCAGCGAGCAGGCTCAGAAGGTTCGCGAAAAAGTTCGTACCTGCCCCAAGAATTGCTGGATGGTGGGTACCGCTGCTCCGGTGATGAAGAAGTATATTGCGCATGTGGCTCCGTGGGTGCTTAAGGCCAAGCTCAAGAGCTTGTTCGGTAAGGAAGTGGATTGCTCCTGTTTCCCGACGTTCGATGTCGGTCAGGATCCGCGTCAGGGCGATTTGAGAATTGAAGAGTAG